The following is a genomic window from Saprospiraceae bacterium.
CGGTTATTTAAGGAATTTTTCTTTGTTTTACCCTATCTAAATCTTTCCCTTGCAAGGGAAAGACTTCAAAAAAAGGTCTTAACTAATTCTACTTTGTCAAATTATACGGACTTTCCGATTTATTGGGAACTGTTGGGTTAGCCCAACAGTTGTGACTCTAATTCACCCATACATTTATCTTTAACCAACTATGAAAAAATATCAGGTTTCCGATTGATTACATTTTGATGAAAGCGTAATTGACTTAGATTTTTGAAGGTGACAAAGTAGAACTAAACGACATTATTTTTTATATCATAACAAATCCTATGAGTGCATTTCTTTTTTTTTGCACCATGTTAGATTTTTTATAAGTCTCGTTTGTTTGTCGTAGTTTCCAGCTACGATGCGCTTTATTCAGTTATCTTGCCTGAATCGCAAAATAAAAAATGGATGTTATATCAAACAGAAAATTGATTGCAAAAATTTAGAATCATAATTATTTATTTTACAATACATTATGATTTAAATTTTTCGCAGAATATTTTCTGCCCAGTAAAATATTATAATGAAGCGAAAAAAATCAAATACACACAACCCTAAACCCTAATAACTACATCATTCTCAAAACAAGACCGGAGTAAGGCGGCAGTGTCAGAATTTTTCCTTTCTGGTCTGCATCCGCCAAATAAGAAAAAACTATACTGAATCCGGAAATGTCCAAGGGAACCTGTACTGTATTTTGCTGATCATTGTTGTTGAAAAGGATCAAAAAACTTTCGTCATTGAAGGTTCTTCTGTATCCCAGAATATTTTTGTCATCATCAAAGTTTTCAAACTCAAAGTTTCCATATATAAAAGCTTCGGAACTTTTCCTTAGTTGAATCATGAATTTGTAATATTCATACATTTCAGAATCAAATTTTGGTTTTTCCGAGTATTTGTATTCAGAGTAATCAGATTGAGTTTCGTCTTCAAAAGTGATATCTGACCATACCAAAGGCTTCCTGCAGTCGGGGTCATCAGCACCGGTCATACCTATCTCATCGCCATTCCATATGTGTGGTGCACCAACAAAAGTAAACTGATGCAATAATAACAATCTCACACGATGATGTGTGATAGCAGGTGGATAGTTGGTGCGATAGTTTTTATCTTCCTGAGGTTTACAGTTAAATTTGTATTTATTGACATTATAAAAGGATGACAACAATCTGGGCGAGTCGTGAGAAGATGCCAGATTCATCATGACCTGCTGAGTATAAGCTGGATATTTTAGAAAGATGGTTTTCATTTTATCCTTAAACTCTGTTAATGTAAGTTTGTCATTTGGTTCAGCAAAATAACTTCTGGCTTCCTTAAACCATTGATAATGCATGACGGCATCAAAAACATCACCTTTGACCCAAGGGGCCGGGTCCATTAATTCATCAGGCCATTTTGTCCACCAGTTTTCACCTACCAGATAAAAGTCTGGATTTATAGACCTGACAAATTTTCTGAAGTCTCTCCAAAATCCCAATGGCACATGTTCTGCCACATCCAGCCGCATCCCATCTATACCATCATCAAAACGACCATCCCCATTTGGATCCATCCACCTCTCGGTAACTGCAAAAATGTGCTCTTTTACAGCGGGGAGCATATTGCCTTCATACGGGTGCCCCGGGATTTTTCCATTGTGAT
Proteins encoded in this region:
- a CDS encoding glycoside hydrolase family 13 protein; the encoded protein is MTGCNSSRKGSDTSETDFDKPPKWAREAIWYQIFVERFRNGNPKNNPTLKTCENGLIDALPPDWDVSPWGQNWYEQESWAKKTGLDFYRTIQMRRYGEDLAGVEEKIPYLKDLGINAIYFNPLNDAPSLHKYDARSYHHIDVTFGDDVASDLDLMSKENPADPSTWQWTSADKKFINLVKKLHAEGIRVILDFSWNHTGNNFWAFKDIEKNLDKSPYKDWYHTSFTEDGNTGKTKLNYEGWIGIKTLPELKKIDHNGKIPGHPYEGNMLPAVKEHIFAVTERWMDPNGDGRFDDGIDGMRLDVAEHVPLGFWRDFRKFVRSINPDFYLVGENWWTKWPDELMDPAPWVKGDVFDAVMHYQWFKEARSYFAEPNDKLTLTEFKDKMKTIFLKYPAYTQQVMMNLASSHDSPRLLSSFYNVNKYKFNCKPQEDKNYRTNYPPAITHHRVRLLLLHQFTFVGAPHIWNGDEIGMTGADDPDCRKPLVWSDITFEDETQSDYSEYKYSEKPKFDSEMYEYYKFMIQLRKSSEAFIYGNFEFENFDDDKNILGYRRTFNDESFLILFNNNDQQNTVQVPLDISGFSIVFSYLADADQKGKILTLPPYSGLVLRMM